The Deltaproteobacteria bacterium genomic interval GAATCAGGACGTGAAAACCAGGCCCTAGAGTGGTGTGATAGCGGCCGAGTCTTTCAACCATAAATGCTTGCATGTTGGGGACCAAGCGAATGGACCGAGCAAATTGCAGAAGCACGTAGAGGCCTAATAAGGATAGAATAGTTTGGCTAATTGAGTTGATATCCATGTCAGTCTCCTTAATTTCTTACCGAGGTTTGCACTGTTTCGATAACGGACTTCAAGTTGGCGAGGTCTGCAGGAAGTACTGAGATATTCGCTTCTTGAAGAATGTTTCCGTATTCAACAAGGAACTGTTCGGCCAATTGAACCTTGAGGGCATTGTCGCCTCCAGGTTGAGCAATGGCTTGGGCAATAGCTCTTACACCATCAGCCGTAGCTCCTGCGATAAGCTCAATTTCTTGTGCTTTACCCTGTGCTTCGTTGATTCGCTTTTCCTTCTCACCTTGAGAAAGGTTGACGGCTTCAATTTGGTCACCTTCAGAGACGAGAACGACAGCGGTTCGCTCACCATCGGAGAGGGTGATTTCCGCGCGCTTGTCACGCTCTGCTTCCATTTGTTTTTCCATCGTCTCAACAATGTGGTTGGAAGGCTCTATGTTCTTAATCTCATAACGCAACACTTTGATTCCCCAGCTGTCTGATGCTTGGTCAATCTCGCGGACGATGTTGCTGTTGAGAAGGTCGCGCTCAGAGAACGTCGTATCCAGGTCAATCTTACCCACTTCAGAACGCATGGTGGTCTGAGCTAGGTTTACAGAAGCGTTCCGGTAATTGGAGATACCATAAGAAGCACTGGATGCGTCGACGACTTGCAGGTAAACGAGTCCGTCAACCTCCACCTGGATGTTGTCACAGGTGATGCAAGACTGACTTGGAACATCCAGAACTTGTTCTCTCATTTCTTGAGTGTAGGCAGCGCGGTCGACAAAAGGGATCAAGAAGTGAAAGCCAGGGGTAAGGGTAGCGTGGTATTTACCAAGCCTTTCTTGAATGACGCGGTTTTGTTCTTGAACAACAAGGAACATATTTTTCAACACGAATATGACAACGACGACAATGACTAATAAGGCTGTAGACATTCTACACCTCCTTGGTTGCTGATTGGGGTTTAACGAGCCACGTTATATTTTCTCGGCCGGTGATGACGGCTTTGGAACCAACCGGGATATCTTCACCGTCGGTTTGTGCCTTCCAGGCTGTTCCTTGATAAACGACACGTCCGGAATTGTTTTCACGCGTTACGGTCGTTTCAACTTCCACCTCTTGTCCTATTGCCTCTTCGATATCGTCAAAGTGATTGGATTCTACGTCCCCACGAAAGAACCGTTGTAGGAATAGGACGCTGAAACTGACGAGACCGACCGAAAGGGCGCTCCAGGCAAAGAAGAGATTCGGCAATTCTTGGACGTAGCCATAATGCCGTGCTCCAACGAGGAGAAGTGAGCTTACGCCCAGCCACATGACGATACCACCGGGGAGAACCAGCTCCGCGACGAGAAGTGCAATGCCTGCGACCAATAAAACGGTACTGACTGTATCCATCGTTTTGCCCAAGTTAGTAGGAGGTTCGGGCGTAAGTTATCCCAGAATCTTGGGGATTGAAAATGAATTTAATCGGTTGATTTTAGGCGCTAATTTGAAATGGTGGGGCCGTTCTCAGCGGTTCGTGATGACAGCTTTAAAGTTGCGGCGCTCCAGCGGGAATTGAATATCTATATCCAGTGCGCCTCCTACGCCGAGTGAATCCAGCCAAGAGGCAATCTGTGTGCGCTGAGGCTCGTCGGAGTTTTGGTAGAAAAAGATGGAACGCTGGGCCTTCCACTGAACAAAAGTAGCGAGTTTACGCTCGCCGGCGATTCCACCCACACTAAAGTTATCAACACCCACTGCGCCTCGCACCCGTTTAGAGTCTGGGTTTTGGTGGCACCATTTGTTGATGTGGCCGATGAGCTGAGCGACCCATGGAATCTGCTCGTCGAAGATGCCTTTGAGGAGCGGCAAGAGAGTCTCGGGGATTTCATCGTTGGCGAGAAAATCTCCACAGACATGTGTGGGGTCTAAAAGTTTCTCAAGCCACGACACTACATGAGGCGCGTCATCGAAGAGGAATGTTGAGCCAGGGTCACGGTAGAGGTGTGCCCATAGCGGACCAAAGAGAGCAAAGTCGCCAATGCACGGGCGACCGCCTAGAAGAAAAGGGTGGACGCTCAAATGTGTATTCAAATCAGCGATGAGCCGGGTGACCATCTTCTCAACGCCCGGTTGGGTGGTTTTGGTAACCCCAAGGACAGGAAGGTAGCTCTGCATTTTCTTGGCCATGGATTGAATAACAAGTTTGCCTAAAGCTGCAGGGATTATCGGTAAGGCGCAACGACTAAACTCTTTAAGCGCAAACTGCTCATTGGCCGGAATATTCCAACGGTAGTGGAGTGCTGCCATGGGCAGCCACTCGTCGCCATAGAGTTCGAATAGGAGGGCTACAAGGGCTTGAATGGTTCCATCGGGCGTGATGCTTCGATTGGGGTGAGCCGATTCCATTTTGTCGATGATATCGCTGCTATCTTGCAACCATGTTCCGTCGGGCAACCGGAGGGTAGGCATGATGATGCGCCCAACCGATTTTTGAATCTTCGTATAAAAGTCGAAAATATTCGGTTCAACATCCTTAAATGGAATTCTCTTATATTTAAGATAGGACCTTGTTTTGGCGCTGTAGGGTGAGACCAACCACCCGAAATGTTCTATCTGCTTTCCCATTTCAAGACTCCTCTTGTTGAGTCATCGATGGACTACTCAACAACCAAGGTGTGATTTCCTGACGGAATCAATGCTTCATATCTGTTGTTGCCTAGAGGAATCAAATCCAGTGCTTCACCATTAAGTGTTCCCACCGCTTGGTCTGTATACCAACGGGTGGGTAAGAATAGTTGTGCCCAGCCCGCTTCCCCAGTTTCAATCTCGGCGGTTAGGCGCGAGGATTCTGCGTCAAAGCTGAGGCTCTTAAAAATTCCAGGTGCAGCGTGGACGGTGGGCTGACCCACTTCCTTGGCGGCCTGTTCATTGAGAGTCCAGGTATCTTCATCTTCATTGCGGTCGTAGAGTCCCCAAAAGCCTTGGCAGTTTTCTTTCCATAACCAGAACGTTTGTCCCATGAGGCGTGCGTTAAAGATGCTGTGAGAAGCACGAATATAGGGAATCGAACCTTCCCAGCAGGGGTTAGCTCCCCATTCGCCAAGTACGAGTGCCGCGCCCCAGTCTTGTTTCTCTTTCATCATACGGTCGTAGGTATAGGTGAGTTCTTCGATCCACTTTGCGCTGTCCCAAGTCTCGGTATCGCTGAATGGAGGGTACATGTGTGGTGTGTAGACAATATTGGGATCTTCGAAGCCATTGGGAGCGTCAGATACCAAGAGGAAGTTGCGTGATGCGTCTGGCTCCATCCAAATGGTATGCTTGGCATCCACGGCGCGAATGGCTTGAGTGACCTGACTATAAAAATTGTACAACTTGTTGATGCCATCGGTTGCGTGAAAGGCAACGGGCTCGTTCATGATTTCAAAGCCGAGTACGGTTGAGTCGCTTGCGTATCTGGCCGCGACCATTTCCACGGCAGGCATAAATCGGTCCATGATGCCTTCAGCGTTATCGAAAAAGTTTTCGAAAGCATCGAGGACTTGAGGTGAGCCCCGCCGCTCATCGAGGTCTTCAAGGGGACCTTCATGGGTAAATTCAGCTTGTGGAAGAATGGCCCAGTAGGGGGCGCCATCTTCGCCGAGTTCTTTGGAATAAGCATCCTGGTGAAAATCAATCAGGACATAGATACCGGCATTGCGACAATGCTCCACCACTTCATCGATTTGCGCGAGGTAGTCGAGATTGAATTCACCTTCTTCCGGTTCAAGGCCGCTCCAATTGATGGGCAGTCTTAAGAAGTTGATACCCACATCAGCCATCTCGTTGGCATCTTGTTGCGAAAAGGTTGGGATGGGTTCGAGCCGTGTTCGGCCATCATCGAATACCACATCGAAGAGACCTTCTATGCGCGCATTCATACCTCGCAGTATAATCTCACGATTGGCTTCATCTACGATTCGGCCGTCTTCAACATGAAGCCAGCCTAAGGGGTTGGGTTTATCGGGTGCGGAGTCTCCACAGGCAGTCAGAATGAGGGCGGCGGCGACAGTACAAATAATCTGCTTCATGTTTTGATTCCTGCTTGTCTGTAACAACTGAGACACTGCAGCTTGATCACGGCTTGCAGCTGGTTAACTGGATAATAGTATCCAGAGAGGAGGGCGGTTGAAAGCTAAGAATGTCTCGGAGTTCGGTTTTGAGTTGGCGGGCCGGCTGAAGTTTATCAGTGAGGTGAATTAATGTAGGTTGGCCGTGGTTTCTGGAATCATGCTCATGCCGAGCAGGTTTTTATAGTTTTCCTCGGATAAGCTTGCCTGTGGTACGTCGCTTGGAGAGTTCCAGCAACTGTGGTCCTTACAGTAGCCACCGCGAGAGAGGCTGTTGAGAACGAATTGATAAATGTTGTAGTGGTTTAACGGGGCAAGTGTCATGACTTCGCCGGCGTCGATGACTACCAGAAATTGTTCTCTTAGCCCTAATTTGCTTTTACCTTGGTTCCACGCGCTGTATCCCCAGCTCTCGTAGAAATAGGCACCATGTTCAGTCATGGGTGGTAAATGGTCGGCCACGGCGATGATAATACTCTCGGGGTCTAAGGTCATGAGCTTGTTGATGTAACCAGCCAGCGCCTTTGTTCGATAATAGGTTTTATTCGCGAGGACCTGCGTGAGCCAATTCTCAGGCTCAACTTCCACCACGACGGGTTGGGTGGCTGAATCTAAGTGGAAAGGGGTATGCCCCTCCATCGTCAGTAGGTAATTAAAGACAGGACGCCCGGTATGAAGTTGTGATTTTAAACTTTCGAGTGTTCTTGCATATAGGTTTATGTCAAGCACATGCTCACTGGTTCGCGGCTTCTCAAAGAGCCTCATGGCAGGGTCAGTCGTATCGAGGAAATATTTCTGTTGAAAGCCCAGTGACTGGTAGGCGAGGTCGCGGTTGTACATGACTTGTTTAAAGGGGTGACGTGCAATGGTATCGTATCCCATTAAACCAAGTATGCGCGGCAAGCAGTATGTGGGTGCGCCAGTCATGAGCTTAAATTCTTGGTACCATGTAAACGCGTGAACGCCGCAGAGGACCTCGAACTCGCTTTCGGCAGTTCCACCTCCGAAATAAGGTGAAATAGAAGTTGAGCGACCGGCATCGAGAATGGCTTGCATGTCTTCATGAATTGGTGGGCGACTAAATTTAACATTTTCCAAAAGAGTGGCGTCGATGAAACTTTCCATCACCACGATATGAACGTTTCGAGGCTGGAATGTTGGGAACGCTTCGGGCTGGATGTACAACGCGGAGTTTTCTATATCGCCCAGGTTGGCCTGGAGTTTACGCAGGTTGTTGAGGTGGTCGGCCGCTCTCACGAAGGTCATAAAGAGGCGCCCGTGGTTCTGAACGTTCTTTAAGGCTGACCACTGTTTCAATTGAAATTCATGGCGAGCTTTGGCGTAGACTTCTCCGGGCTGGTTCCAGATGAGGGTCGTCGGAATGCTCCACAGAACCAAAATGAGAATTCTCCACGACAGGAGCCGTTTTTTATTGAGCGCGAATATCAGGATAGCCGATAGCCCAAGGGTAGCCGCCACAGTCAGCGCAATAGACAGTGGAGTGAGGATACCAAGAAGCTCCTCTATTTTCGTCAGTTCGCGCAAGTTGGGACAGCGTTTGAAGATCCACAAGTAGTAGTCATGAGCCAAGTAAGTCAGAAATATGGGCAGGGCGGCAAAGATACCGCGGTATCGGGAATCTTTCAGGAAGAGGTAGCCTGTTATGAAGATAGAAAGCAGGAGTGGGAGTTCGGTATAGTTTAGAGTGACTTTCTCCGGCAGCTCACGGTTAAAAAATACGATATGGTAGATTATTAGGGCTATGTAGAGCCCGGCGCATGCTTTTATAAGCGAAATCAACCGTTTTGTCGTTGATTGAGACGGATGACTGAGGGCTTTTATCCCCTCTGGATCCTGTGTTCTGCGTTCGGTCGCGATGTTTCACTCCACAATGAGGGCCTTTGAGGCCAGCAAGTTGGGCTCATACGCGTGTGACAAATAGGTGTCCAGTGGTTAAGTGCTCGT includes:
- a CDS encoding NfeD family protein; protein product: MDTVSTVLLVAGIALLVAELVLPGGIVMWLGVSSLLLVGARHYGYVQELPNLFFAWSALSVGLVSFSVLFLQRFFRGDVESNHFDDIEEAIGQEVEVETTVTRENNSGRVVYQGTAWKAQTDGEDIPVGSKAVITGRENITWLVKPQSATKEV
- a CDS encoding sulfatase-like hydrolase/transferase, with protein sequence MISLIKACAGLYIALIIYHIVFFNRELPEKVTLNYTELPLLLSIFITGYLFLKDSRYRGIFAALPIFLTYLAHDYYLWIFKRCPNLRELTKIEELLGILTPLSIALTVAATLGLSAILIFALNKKRLLSWRILILVLWSIPTTLIWNQPGEVYAKARHEFQLKQWSALKNVQNHGRLFMTFVRAADHLNNLRKLQANLGDIENSALYIQPEAFPTFQPRNVHIVVMESFIDATLLENVKFSRPPIHEDMQAILDAGRSTSISPYFGGGTAESEFEVLCGVHAFTWYQEFKLMTGAPTYCLPRILGLMGYDTIARHPFKQVMYNRDLAYQSLGFQQKYFLDTTDPAMRLFEKPRTSEHVLDINLYARTLESLKSQLHTGRPVFNYLLTMEGHTPFHLDSATQPVVVEVEPENWLTQVLANKTYYRTKALAGYINKLMTLDPESIIIAVADHLPPMTEHGAYFYESWGYSAWNQGKSKLGLREQFLVVIDAGEVMTLAPLNHYNIYQFVLNSLSRGGYCKDHSCWNSPSDVPQASLSEENYKNLLGMSMIPETTANLH
- a CDS encoding cellulase family glycosylhydrolase, with the protein product MKQIICTVAAALILTACGDSAPDKPNPLGWLHVEDGRIVDEANREIILRGMNARIEGLFDVVFDDGRTRLEPIPTFSQQDANEMADVGINFLRLPINWSGLEPEEGEFNLDYLAQIDEVVEHCRNAGIYVLIDFHQDAYSKELGEDGAPYWAILPQAEFTHEGPLEDLDERRGSPQVLDAFENFFDNAEGIMDRFMPAVEMVAARYASDSTVLGFEIMNEPVAFHATDGINKLYNFYSQVTQAIRAVDAKHTIWMEPDASRNFLLVSDAPNGFEDPNIVYTPHMYPPFSDTETWDSAKWIEELTYTYDRMMKEKQDWGAALVLGEWGANPCWEGSIPYIRASHSIFNARLMGQTFWLWKENCQGFWGLYDRNEDEDTWTLNEQAAKEVGQPTVHAAPGIFKSLSFDAESSRLTAEIETGEAGWAQLFLPTRWYTDQAVGTLNGEALDLIPLGNNRYEALIPSGNHTLVVE
- a CDS encoding paraslipin — translated: MSTALLVIVVVVIFVLKNMFLVVQEQNRVIQERLGKYHATLTPGFHFLIPFVDRAAYTQEMREQVLDVPSQSCITCDNIQVEVDGLVYLQVVDASSASYGISNYRNASVNLAQTTMRSEVGKIDLDTTFSERDLLNSNIVREIDQASDSWGIKVLRYEIKNIEPSNHIVETMEKQMEAERDKRAEITLSDGERTAVVLVSEGDQIEAVNLSQGEKEKRINEAQGKAQEIELIAGATADGVRAIAQAIAQPGGDNALKVQLAEQFLVEYGNILQEANISVLPADLANLKSVIETVQTSVRN
- a CDS encoding glutathione S-transferase family protein; this translates as MGKQIEHFGWLVSPYSAKTRSYLKYKRIPFKDVEPNIFDFYTKIQKSVGRIIMPTLRLPDGTWLQDSSDIIDKMESAHPNRSITPDGTIQALVALLFELYGDEWLPMAALHYRWNIPANEQFALKEFSRCALPIIPAALGKLVIQSMAKKMQSYLPVLGVTKTTQPGVEKMVTRLIADLNTHLSVHPFLLGGRPCIGDFALFGPLWAHLYRDPGSTFLFDDAPHVVSWLEKLLDPTHVCGDFLANDEIPETLLPLLKGIFDEQIPWVAQLIGHINKWCHQNPDSKRVRGAVGVDNFSVGGIAGERKLATFVQWKAQRSIFFYQNSDEPQRTQIASWLDSLGVGGALDIDIQFPLERRNFKAVITNR
- a CDS encoding paraslipin, translated to MDINSISQTILSLLGLYVLLQFARSIRLVPNMQAFMVERLGRYHTTLGPGFHVLI